AAAGCCTTCTGCTGGCCTTTGCTGCGCACCTTTAGTGTTTCATGGAGCAGCTGGCCCCTCCTGTGCTCCTGGGGCCCTTGGCCAGGTGGCCATAAAAACAAGCACCCAGAAGATGTGATGAGTCTCAACGCCGGGCAGGTGACCCCGTTGTGGGCAAAGCTGGTTGTACAGTCATTTGGTGCCGATGGCAGCTGGCAGCCAGCTCTCGATGGGCTGTTGGTGAAGATCAGCACCACAACCCACCAGGTCCTGCGGGCAAACCACTTCATCTGCTTCCCTGGTCACTCGGGGGGGGCTTGTGCTGATGTCCCACCTCGTCACACAGCTGTGTCATGCATGTGGCTGGGGACGCTGCCTGCCCTGGCCACTCCTGCAGTCTCATTCTGGAGCAGGTGGGGTGCACTGTGCTGGTGCCAAACCCTGTGTCGCTCAGGAGCTGCCGCCGCCGTCCTGCTCGCTCTCCAGCCCAGGAGATGCGTTGTGGCCACAGGACATGGGAGGGGACAAAGCCAGTAGGTGCTGAGTCAGCACAGCACCTCTGGCATGGGGTTACTGTGGAGCAACCAGGGTCTGTCCTGCTCGGAGCTGTGCGAAGCGATGGCAGAGTCGCTGCTGACACGCGGGGTTGGGGCGCCCACCCCAGCACCGCTCTGCCAGCCCCCGGTGCTGCCCGTGCTGCTCCGGAGGAGCCGCGAGGAGCGACGCGGCTGCAGCAGCCAGGACAGTTGGCACCTGCAGGGGCATTTGTGGGGCACGGTGGGTGCAGCCGCCACAGGAGGGTGTACAGCTCATGCCCCGCAGTACCCCAGAGCTGCATGGGCTGTCCAGCCACTACGGTGGTTGCTCATGGTGCCCACCCCTGGGTGATGCTCCTGCCGGTGCTGGGCACAGCGTGTGCTGTGGTGTGGGTGCACATGGTCCCAGGAGACCCTGCAGCTGCTCGGGTGATCACAGTGGGAGCCTGGGCACATGGAAACCCTGGTGTTGAGTCTCCCCAGGGCCATTCAGCCATGATGCTGCAAGGGGTCCCCATGTCATGCACCCCCCGAACAGAGGCAGGGTGGTCAGTGGCCTTCTCTGCCCGTGGTGAGCTGGCACCACCCCCGGCTGCCCTGCGGTTCCTgctgcacccatgggtgccctgCCAACCGCTCCCTTTTTGGCACCCCGGATTTAGAGCCTCCTTCCAGCTTCTTCCCCCACTCAGGATCTGATTATtaacagaagcagaagaggCTGGGATGCCCCAAACCCTCATTTCTGAAGAGGTGGCCAAAACACCCCCTGAGCCAGGAGCTGTGGGGGTTTACTCGGTGCTATTGCAGCTCTTTAGGTGCCTCATCTGTTCTCTTGCAGGGCCGGCTGCCTTCCTCTGAGGCTGTCTGAAGGGAAGCTGGCAGGAGAAGAGTCGCTTTTAAGATGACACGAACAGACCCACCTGACATCCTGGTGTCTACGGTGTACCAAGACATAAAGGTGGCCACTGCAGCCCCCGGGGATTCCATTGTCTGCCAGCCCCTGGCACAATGTGATGCCTCCATGTCCTCGTCCCTGCCCCGTGAGCCGCAGCCCTTCAACAAGCGCCATTGCAGGAGCTTCGACTTCCTCGAGTCACTGGACGAGCCGCTGGGCACCCCCCCGGCCATGGAGCGCCCGGGCCCGCACCCCGGCACCCCAGAGCTCACGCCGGGGCCGCCGGGCAGGCGGGCCCTGCCGAAGCCGGACCCTTACGCCAGCAGAGCCCCCCAGCCAAGGAGCGAGCCGAAGAGACGCGCCCGCTCCAAGAGCGCGCCGCGGGTGAAGTCCACCTTCACGCCAGTGCCCATTGCCGTCTCGGCATCGCCGCCACCAGTGCGGCGTGGGCGGGAGGTGCTGCGGGTGGCGCGGGAGCCCCCACGCCCTGAGCCCTCCCCGCGCCGCGAGAGCCAGGTCCCGCTGCGGGCGCTGGCGAACGAAGTGCATCCCATCAAGCTGCAGCCACAGCGCAGCAGCGTCAGCCGCATCTCCCCGGTCTGCCTGGGCAGCAACTGCTTCGAGGAGGGGCCGGGCGCCAAGGTGGGCGCCAGCCCCCATGTCAAGTGCCGGATGGACATCAAGCCGGATGAGGCGGTGCTGATGCATGCAGCGCGCAGCCTGCGGGCTGCCCAGAGCCGGCAGGAACCGCCGCGCTGGCCCCGCGCACCCGGGGCTGCCCGCAGCCTGGCAGTGCCGGGGAGCAGGCAGGCATCTGCATCCCGCACACCCACCCCCAGCGACTCCTACAGCGGGGACCCCCCACTCCTGCCCTACCCTGGCGAGTACTACGAGGCAGACCCCCGGGCGCTGGCATACCAAACAGTGCCGGTGCCGGCCTCGCGGGAGTTCAGGGAGTACCCCGAGAGGGGCTGCATGACCTTCTCGGCCCCCGGCATCCCCACCAAGTTCTTCTATGCGGAGGAGTCGGCGCGGTGCCCCAGCCCCGCCATGCCCCTCCGCAGCTCCGGCTACGCCAGCTATCCCTACCCCACCCGCCACAGCATCCCCCAGCACTTTTACACCGAGGACCCAGCCAAAGCTGCCGTCCACACAATGCCACCCCGGACGTTGTATGTGGAGGAGGCGCGGGGCTACCCGGTGCAGGAGGCGCCCACCCGTGCCTTCTATGGGGACGAGCCCCGGTTTTACGCCCCTCGCGGCACCCCTCTCAAAACCCTCTACGCTGAGGACACCAGGACGTACCCGGCCCTCGGCTCCTCTGCCCGGGTCTTCTACGCCGAGGACTACGGGAAGTACCGGGAGCGGGAGGTGCTGTCGCGAACgtgccccccgccccgcagcgCCCAGCCCTTGCACTTTGGCGACTGGTACTGCCCCGAGCGGGCTGCACTGCCCTACCAGACCTTGCAGGTTTCGCGCTTCGCCCCGCAGCCAGCCGGGCGCGAGGCCATGCTCTCCTCCTGGCATGGCGGCTACGCCGTAACCCCCCCGCGGCTGGGCCGGGAGAGCCAGCACTATTCCAAATCCTGGGACAACATCCTGGCGCCGGCGGTGCGCAGGGATGAGGTCCTGCAGCGCGGGCGCAGCTATGAGAACCTGCTCGCCCAGGAGCAGCACCGTGCCTTATCCCCCGAGGAGCGCCGGCAGCCCGTGGTGATCAATCTGTCGAGCTCACCCAAGCGCTACGCCGCCCTGTCCCTCTCGGAGAGCTCCATCCTCGAGAGGATGCATGCTGATGGTGGCCGTGGCCTCCCGGGCCGCTCCTGGTACGTCACACCCGAGATCACCATCACTGACAACGACATCCGTGCAGACGGGCTGGGCAGGAGCGAGAGGCGCTCGGCCAGCTGGGACGTGCTGGACGGGGGACGGGAGCCCGGTCCCTATGCTGTGCCCTGTGCCCCacagcctgtccccagggagAGCGGCTCTGGGCGCCAGCGcagcctggagcagctggaTGAGCTCATCACTGACCTCGTCATCGACTACAAGCCGGCACCAGGCCACCGCgccggggacagggacagcctcGCCGAGCAGCTCAAGCAGCTCCTGAGCAGCAACACCCCAGGGCCCTCCCGACGGGGTGAAAGCAGGAGGGTCCCCCCCGGCGTGCCCGAGGGACCCCGACCCATGAAGGAGCAGCCGGGTCCCAGCTCCCGCTCCAGtgccccgcgccccccgcctGCCCCAGTGTCCGTCGGCCCCTTTGAGAAGTCACCAGAGAACTGCTCGCCTGACCTGAGCGCAGAGGAGGACGACATGATGATGTGCTCCAACGCCAAGTGCCGGCGGACAGAGACCATGTTTAACGCCTGCCTCTACTTCAAGTCATGCCACAGCTGCTACACATACTACTGCTCCCGGCACTGCCGCCGCGAGGACTGGGACACGCACAAGGAGAGCTGCGTCTACGGGCGGGTGGGCAGCGTCTGCCGCCACGTCCTGCAGTTCTGCCGGGAGAACGCCGAGGTGCACAAGGCCTTCTCGCGCATCGCCAAGGTGGGCTACCTCTCCCGTGGCCGTGGCGTCCTCTTCTTGGGCTTCCCCAACGCTGGCTCGGCTGAGAACTTCCTCCAGTTCGGGCTGGAGAGCCTGCTGATGTCCCCCACCTACCTGTCCTTGCGGGAACTGGAGAGCTACTCAGACAACCTGGGGGAGTACGCCCGGGAGCTGCGGGAGACAGGCAACCAGTACGACCCTGACGAATGTTTCCTCCTGAATGTAACCGTGGCCGTCACCCAAAAAGTGCCAGAGAGGCCATCGCCAAAGACGCAGGTGCCAACAGTCAGGAAATACGCCAAGGTGGCCTTAGCCTCCTCCAGCCCTGAGAAGAAGATCTTGAAGAAGGAGCGGGACATGGAGACGCTGATCCTGACGCCTCCGCCTGGCACGGCGGACATCGacaaggagggggaggagggccGCAAGGCACGGGAGGTCTGCTTCATCAACATCCAGCGGGAGCTGCGCATCCGCGGCGTCTTCCTGCGGCACGAGTTCCCCGCCGTCTATGAGCAGCTCTGCGACTTCGTGGAGAGCAACAAGCGATTCACCCCCACCACCATCTACCCCATTGACAAGAGGACGGGCAAACAGTTCATGTGCATGATCATGGCAGCCTCCGAGCCTCGCACCCTCGACTGGGTGGCCAGCCCCAACCTCCTGGACGACATCATGTGAACACGGGGTGGGGACCCCCCGGCACCCCCGAGTCCCTCCCCTTTGTAGATACATGTTGCTCTGTCGGTGCGGTGGGATGGGGACCAGGGGAGGGGGCTGTGATGGGCTGTGGGCTGCTGGTGTTGGCGGGGGCATGCAGCCACAGCAGCGGGGAGCCAGGCTGGGGGCGGCCATGGGGTGACGGGAGCATGGGCCAAGGTTTGCTGTGGGGTGCAGGTCCCAGCCAGTGTCCAGGCAAGaccctgcagagccctcctgggGTGAGCAGCGCTTGGCGAGGGTGGGGgcaccccagggacaccccagccTCTGCCCACTGGACAGCCCAGTTGCCTGCACACCCCGTGGCCCCACACCTGCCCACGCACCCTGCCCGCACCCGGGGCCCTGCCCAGCCCCCCCCGGTCACGTCCCCAGCGCCCTGCGGAGCACCGCACGCTGCCGAGGCTGTACAAGTCCATGGGCACTGGTGGCGGCCCTATAGGCTCTGTGGCAGGGTCCCTGTACGGTTGGCAGGTGGGAGCTGGGATGCACAAGGTCTGTGTTCCTATAGCGTCTCTGTGTCCTGAGCATGTCACTGTTCTGATCCTTAGGTACTGCAGGGTGTCTATAAGGGGGACACACCTATAAGGGTGTCTGTAAGGCACCCCTGAGTGACCCCCGGGGCCCCATGAGGTCTCTGGGTACAGGGCACGGTCCCTGCACATGGGGCAGGTTTGTGGGGGCCCTCTTGGTGCTGACACCAGTGTGGGGCCGTGCCCGGTGCTGGGTGCCGAGCCAGGCCTGGCccaggggacagtggtggccACCGGGGAGCCCGGCCACACTTCCACGGGCTCGGGATgccatggggctggcagggcgGGCAGGAGCCGGCAGGGGTCTCGCCGTGGCGGGAGCAGCGGGGACACCCACCCGCCGCACTGCGGGTCTGCGTGCCGGGAGCGCCGGCGGCCGGGCCAGAGGGGTTCGGGGACggggggcagcgctggggccacGGGCAACACCGGCACCGGGACCGCCCACCCTAGGCTgccgcccggccctgcccgcccaCTGCCCGCCGTGCCCGCCCCCAGTTCCCGGCcaggcccctctccccgccGTTGCTTCCACCATGAGCGCGGCTCCGCGTCCCGCTGAGAGGCCTAGAGAGAAGGTCCCGGTGGTCCCGGTGTCCCCGGCGGTCCCTGTCTCCCCCGCCCCCGCGCTGCCCGGGATCACCGGCCCGGGCTCCACCCGCTGGGGGCGGGGCCCCGGGGCGGGCCCGGGCCGGGCGGAAggggcggggcgcggcgcggcgcgcgGCGGGCGcgatggcggcggcggccgaGGCGCTGTCGCGGGTCCCGGACGTGGAGATCGATGGCGACGGCGTCTTCAAGTACGTGCTGCTGCGCGTGCGCGCGGCCGACGGGCCCGGGAAGGACGTCGTGCGCGGCCACGGCTGGGCCGAGTACCACGGTGAGGGGCGCGGGCCCCGGGGGGGCGGGGTCCCCGGTGGGGCCGCGCGTGGGGCCCCATCCCGCCCACCCGGGGACTCCGAGGGGAGCAGTCGCTCCGCGGGCAGCAGCCCGGCCCCGGGACCCCACCGCGGGCGGTGGGTCAGGCGGCGGGTCCCCTCGCTCCCTCTCCCGCCCCACGCGTGCCCCCGCCCCACGGCTCCCTCCCCCCGCAGCCGACATCTACGCGCAGACGGCGCAGGAGCTGGCGCAGCAGGGCCTGGACTGCGAGTGCCTGGGGGGCGGCCGCCTCTCCCACCGCCCCCAGGAGCGGAAGATCCACGTCTACGGGTACTCGGTGGTAAGCGaggggctggggcggggggacccACCCCTGGGTGCAGCTGCTCCCGACGGCGGCACGAGTGCCCGTGCTGGTCCCGCTGCTCGTGGCCAAACCCGCACCGCATCCCCTCGGGAGCAGAGAGGCCGAGCCGAGCGGCAGCGGCGCTGCTGGGGGGACGCGTGCCGCCCGCGTCCCTCTGAGTGCCCCGGGGTGCGTGTCAGTGATGCCGGTGCTGGTTTTAACAGCTCCAGGGGGGCACTGTCCCCACGCTGAGTTGTGCACGCCGAGCCATTGCCACAGAGGGACTGGAACCAAtcggagactaaggggggacctcattaatgtttataaatatataaagggtgagtgccatgaggatggagccaggctcttctcggtggccaacaatgataggacaaggggtaatgggatcaagctggaacacaagaggttccgcttaaatttgagaagaaacttcttctcagtgagggtggcagagcctggcccaggctgcccagggggttgtggagtctccttctctggagacattcaaaacccacctggacatgttcctgtgcgacctcacctgggcgttcctgctccagcagggggactggactagatgatcttttgaggtcccttccaatcccaaacatactgtggaGTTTCATAGGCATGGGCTCAGCAGCGTCTGCCAGAGGCTGTTGCCAGAGCGTCTGGTTGCGGTGAGGCACCCCAGGGGTTTGCCGAGCTCCCCTGTGGACTGTCTCTACTTCAGGACCCTCTCTCCTCTGCCAGGGCTTTGGCCGAGCGGACCACTCTGTGACTACGGAGAAGCTGAAAGCCAAGTATCCGGACTACGAGGTCACCTGGGCAGATGAAGGTTACTGACTGGCTCTGGCGGGGCAGCGGCACCAGCGTGGAGCTGGTGCGGTTGGATCTGGAGTCAGGGTGGGAGCCGCAGGCTTCCTGTGCTGGGCAGCTCACTGGGCTTTCCTGGTTTTCCTTTGTGTTGAACTCACCCGTTCTCCACCATCACCGGACTTTCCACATGCTTCCCACCTCCCTGGCACAGCACAACAAGCCCTTGGTGAAGCCGGTGGGCACTCTGCCCCAGCCTCCCCGGTGGCGAGCGGGTTTGTCCCACGTGTGTATGTGAAAATTAAACACATTGGGGAGTGCAGCTGCTTGCGTGGTCGGGCATTCTTGGCTCAGCAGGTTCCTTCCCCCATGTCTGGGTTGTACCCCTCACAGCAGGAATGACTCCCTGGCTGAGCCCAGAGCTGGCAGGGTCTGGggtggggacagcagagggTGCATGAGGATTTGTCTTGGGAAGGGCTgaggaagatgagaagaaagtgacaggtccccagggctggcagagggACGGGCAGGGTGGTCTGGTGGGCAGGACCGGGTTCATCCTCTGCTGGGGCCGAGCTGCCTGGAGTGTGGCTTGGCAGAACGGACCCGTTCCCACCCTGGCAGGTGTCACAGTCCATTTggtgatggactcgtgatggttcgtTTACCTTGATCTTGAAACGCAAAATcaaggcaaccaaaatgccaaagggttataattcaatcaaacagtgttactttattattttgcctgtaaagcggcacgcgatagagaaagtggagaaaaaggaaagaaaaagggataaAGAGGATTAGCTACCACCAATGAGTCCCAAGGCGTCCCTATGGTTTCAGGTCCTGAAGCAGCGTCCTGTTGGGCCTCCGTCGTGATCTGTGATCTtttggtggggagatctcaacAATGTCCAGTCAGGCTATCAGGACGTCTGTTCTCCTTCCTATCAGGGCATCTGTTCCCCAAGTCCCTGATGCAGATGTTAAGGCAAATACTATTCTtcagaccgactcttacagCAGGTGGTGTCACCTTGAGGCAGAGCATCGGCCTTGACCTCGGCCGTCTGCATGTCAGGACCCGCTCCTGCCCTTCAGTATTTCCCAGGGAGACTCTGCTTGCACTTCCAGCAAGGAGCAGCGGAGGGAGACTGGAAAAAgctgcaggagagctggaggGAGACGTGTGGGTGAGGCTGGCCGGGCTTTGCCATCCCGTGCAAGGTTGGGGCTGGAGGAACATCCCCTCCCCTGGTCACAGCACTGTCAGGCTGCGatcctgtgtgctcacagctcCTGCCTGTGCGCTCACAGCTCCTGAtgctgcctccctgcctggcccctCGCACTCAGGGATGCGGGTTACCCAGACAGGAGCTGGTTCCTCTGTATCCCGGGCTGTGCAGGGTTGacagaacctgatgaagttcagcCCGTGCTGTGTTCTGCCCCAGACTCCAAAGGCAGGTGATGACAGATGGGGATGAGCTGCGTGGGCCAAGCTGGGCgtgcagggctggagctgtgTCTCCTGCAGAGGATGGTGCCCAGAGCTGTCTCCAGCCCTGCAAGCTggtggagggaggaaaaaagctgaGTGCTGTGCCCAGGACATGCACAAGGTTGCTCTTGGCCCACGCTAgaaaaacagctctgctgtgtctggACCTTGTCTCTGCGAGCTGTTGGCCATCTCCCCTTTGCTAGGGTGAGCGTCAGCCAACGTGTGCATTGGACAGTGGTGGCCATTAGGTGACAAAGTGGGTGGGTGGGGGCTGACTGCCTTGCCCTAGTCGCATGGGGGAGCACAGCTTCCCAAGTCACTGACTCGCAGAGCTTGGGGCAGCTCTGGAGATGTCCTGTCCTGTCCACCCCTGCTCGGCAGTGCCAGCTCCAGCAAGTTGCTCAGGGCTGTGGCCAGGTGGGTTTTTGGCATCTCCATAGATGGAgaccccacagcagcctgggcagcctgctctggTTTCAATGACCCTCAGAGAAAACAAGGTTTTTTCCATTAAAGTGGCATTTAATGTTCTTGCTCTGTTCTTGTCACCTCTTGTCCCTTCATGGGGCACTCGCTGGCTCTGTCCCACCACCCCTCCTGTCAGAGCTTTATCCACATGGGTGACATCCCCCTGTGCCTTCTCCAGactgagcagctccagctctctTGGCCGCTCCTCCTGGGAAGTTCGGTCCCTTCATCACAGTCACAGTCCCTGGCTGGCTCTTGCTCCAGTATGCCC
This region of Columba livia isolate bColLiv1 breed racing homer chromosome 19, bColLiv1.pat.W.v2, whole genome shotgun sequence genomic DNA includes:
- the AJM1 gene encoding apical junction component 1 homolog, translating into MTRTDPPDILVSTVYQDIKVATAAPGDSIVCQPLAQCDASMSSSLPREPQPFNKRHCRSFDFLESLDEPLGTPPAMERPGPHPGTPELTPGPPGRRALPKPDPYASRAPQPRSEPKRRARSKSAPRVKSTFTPVPIAVSASPPPVRRGREVLRVAREPPRPEPSPRRESQVPLRALANEVHPIKLQPQRSSVSRISPVCLGSNCFEEGPGAKVGASPHVKCRMDIKPDEAVLMHAARSLRAAQSRQEPPRWPRAPGAARSLAVPGSRQASASRTPTPSDSYSGDPPLLPYPGEYYEADPRALAYQTVPVPASREFREYPERGCMTFSAPGIPTKFFYAEESARCPSPAMPLRSSGYASYPYPTRHSIPQHFYTEDPAKAAVHTMPPRTLYVEEARGYPVQEAPTRAFYGDEPRFYAPRGTPLKTLYAEDTRTYPALGSSARVFYAEDYGKYREREVLSRTCPPPRSAQPLHFGDWYCPERAALPYQTLQVSRFAPQPAGREAMLSSWHGGYAVTPPRLGRESQHYSKSWDNILAPAVRRDEVLQRGRSYENLLAQEQHRALSPEERRQPVVINLSSSPKRYAALSLSESSILERMHADGGRGLPGRSWYVTPEITITDNDIRADGLGRSERRSASWDVLDGGREPGPYAVPCAPQPVPRESGSGRQRSLEQLDELITDLVIDYKPAPGHRAGDRDSLAEQLKQLLSSNTPGPSRRGESRRVPPGVPEGPRPMKEQPGPSSRSSAPRPPPAPVSVGPFEKSPENCSPDLSAEEDDMMMCSNAKCRRTETMFNACLYFKSCHSCYTYYCSRHCRREDWDTHKESCVYGRVGSVCRHVLQFCRENAEVHKAFSRIAKVGYLSRGRGVLFLGFPNAGSAENFLQFGLESLLMSPTYLSLRELESYSDNLGEYARELRETGNQYDPDECFLLNVTVAVTQKVPERPSPKTQVPTVRKYAKVALASSSPEKKILKKERDMETLILTPPPGTADIDKEGEEGRKAREVCFINIQRELRIRGVFLRHEFPAVYEQLCDFVESNKRFTPTTIYPIDKRTGKQFMCMIMAASEPRTLDWVASPNLLDDIM
- the PHPT1 gene encoding 14 kDa phosphohistidine phosphatase isoform X2, with product MAAAAEALSRVPDVEIDGDGVFKYVLLRVRAADGPGKDVVRGHGWAEYHADIYAQTAQELAQQGLDCECLGGGRLSHRPQERKIHVYGYSVGFGRADHSVTTEKLKAKYPDYEVTWADEGY
- the PHPT1 gene encoding 14 kDa phosphohistidine phosphatase isoform X3, producing MAAAAEALSRVPDVEIDGDGVFKYVLLRVRAADGPGKDVVRGHGWAEYHADIYAQTAQELAQQGLDCECLGGGRLSHRPQERKIHVYGYSVLQGGTVPTLSCARRAIATEGLEPIGD
- the PHPT1 gene encoding 14 kDa phosphohistidine phosphatase isoform X1, whose protein sequence is MAAAAEALSRVPDVEIDGDGVFNRHLRADGAGAGAAGPGLRVPGGRPPLPPPPGAEDPRLRVLGAPGGHCPHAELCTPSHCHRGTGTNRRLRGDLINVYKYIKGLWPSGPLCDYGEAESQVSGLRGHLGR